The region CGAGTCCGCCAGCACCCACCCCGCGGGCGGGGTGACGGCGGCGTGGTCGTTCGCGGACAGCCACGCCAGGAGGGTGTCGTCGGCGCGCACCCCGGCGGGCACGGCCAGGGTGGTGGCGGCCTGCCAGCCGCCGGCCGTCGTCGCTCCGACAAGGGAGGGCACGTCTCACCGCCTCACAGGGTCGCGCCGGGCGTGGCGAGCTCGCGGAACGTGAGGGTGACGTCGAAGTTCGCCCAGCCGTCGGCCACCAAGTGGTTGAGCATGTCGACGTCCGCTTTGGCGTACATGCGCAGGTCACAGGTCATGCCGCGCATCGCCGTGGGGATGTTCGCCTGGGCGGCCAGCCCGATGCTGCACCGGTAGCCGTTCGTTGCGGAGGTGGGGTTGAAGTTGTACGCCGACGACATGGTGTAGAGGGTGTTGCCGCCGGTACCGATCAGGCCCACGCGGACCAGGCCGCGCGCGTCGTAGACCGCGGTCGTGCCGCCGGGCTGCGGGTACATGACGTTGCTCCAGTTCGCCTGGACCTGCACCTGCGTCGCCCACGAGGGGATGGTGACGGTCCAGTCGTGTTGGGGCCAGCGTTCGTAGTCGCTGGTGAAGTCCGCTTCGTCGAAGCGGCCGTCCGCGAGCCCTTGGCCTTTCTGGACCCGGACCTCGGTGTGGATCCTCGGATTCAGCATCTGCCGAAGGTCCGTGATCATGGAGTTCGTGATCGTCGACGTGCTGGCGGGGATCGTGATCCGCGCCAGGGGGATCGCGGTCAGCCCGGACGGCGGCTCGGTCGCTGTGGAGGACACCCCCTCGATCACCCGGAAGTAGTAGACGGGATCGACGGCGGGGTCGTGCGTCCACGGGGTGCCGTCGATCCCCGGGTCCTCCACCTGCAACACGACCATGTCGGTACGCCCGCCGCCGGAGCCGGTCGCCGAGATCGGCACCGTCGCGTCGCCAATGTTGTGGGCGTAGTAGCTGCCCTGGAACGCGGCCTCCTTGCCGAGGATGACCGCGGCCCCGGAGGAGACCCGCACACTGGTGCCGGGCACCGCGAGCTCGCGGACCAGCAGGTCCCCGGACTCCACGATGCCGTTGCCGGAGCGGGTCCCCGACTGGAGCTGAAGACGGGCGATCCGCGCCGACGACTGCGCGCCGGCGACCGCCCACGAGTCGAGCTGCAACGCCACCAGAGCCTCCTAGGGGTTTTCGGTGGCGTCGCGCCACGAGACAGTGCATGAGGACTGGCCGGACATGTCGGTGCCGCGGTACGCGAGCACGGTCTGCCCGACCGGGAGCTGAAAGTCCGCCAAGGCGGCGCCCTTCGCGGTGTGCCGGTAGGACACGCCGTTGTCGTCGCGGATGGTGCGCGCCCACGGGCGGGTGTCGATGGTGACGGCCCGGTCGAACGCCACCGTCATGTCCAACCGCAAGCTGCGGCCGGTACCGACGAGCTCGATCTCGGGCTGGGCGACCGGCCCTCGGATGGTGATCACCGGCCACGTCGGCTCATCGCCGCCGTTGACCACGGCGTCCTGGCGTTCCCCGCCCGGCGCCCACGTGATCGGCCACGTCACCGGCCAGGTGATGCCGCCGCCGCCGTCCGCGACGAGGGTCAAGGCGACCTGCTTCTCGACGTCGCTGTAGAAGAGCCGGTCGACGGTGCGGAAGTCCGCGACGACCTCGGTCAGGCCGGTGCCGCGCTGGCGCTGCGACGCCGGCGCCCACCGGCGCGGCCGCCCGTACACCACGACCGTGGTCGAGCCCTCCAGCCGAAACCGGAACGGCACCACCTCCCGCGGGGTCAACCGGGCGGTGTCCGCGGACCAGGCGGCTTTCAGGGCCGCCCACGCGCCGCGGATCTCCCCGGCGGTGTGGACGTTCGACCACAGGTCCAGGCCGATCGTGCGCCCGTCCCGGTAGTCCCGCCCCATCTGGGAGCCGTCCACCCCGGGGCTGTCGCGGTCGTCGGTGCGGACCTCGGTGTCGCCGATGCGAATGTCGTCGGACTGGATGGGGGTGAGGTCGCCGAAGACAACCCCACCCACCTCGTACTGGCGTTCCGCCAGGTCAGCCATCGCCGGAGAACCTCCCGCCCTTGAGCGCCACCCGCAGCGAGTGGGTGATCTCCTCGGCCATCTCCTGGACGGTCGCGTCCGCCGAATGCAGGCTGGCGTTGATCGCCCCGACCAGCGGGGCCGACGCCCCGTCCCCGCCGCGGCTGGTGGCGGTCACCTTCGCTGCGGTGGCGAGCATCCGCTGCGACTCGGCGTTGGAGTAGATGCGTGCCGGGTCCGCGAAGTAGGCCAGTTCCGGGCCCTGCTCCCCCACCACGGCGAGACCGGATGCGACACCGCCCCTGGCGTAGCCGCTGATCTCCCGGATGGTGCGCACGAGCGGTGACATGCCGCCCCGGTGGTCCTCCTCCCGGTCCTGGGAGAAGATGTCCGCGATCGACACCAGGCCGCCGCCGGCGTAGCCGACCCGGTCCCACATCGGCCGGAAGATCGCGCCCCCGCTGTAAGGGGCCGCGGTCACGTTGTTGGACTGGTTGCCGCCGATCCGACGGCCGCCGCCCTGAGAGGCGATCAGGTTGACGTGCCGGGTCCCGTACACGGCCACGTCGCCCGGCTGCGGCGAATTGGTGCGGGCCATTCCCGACCCGTAGTAATCACCGGTCCATGCCGTTCTCGCCGCGCCACCCAAAGCGCGGGAAGCACCCGTTTGCGCGAACAACCAACTAATGAACATCGCGCACCACGGCGCGCCATTCATTCCGAACCAGCGGGTAATCGCGTTGACGTTGTTGCCGTTCGACTCGGGGTATTTACCGAGCGACGCCTCCGCCAACTGCACAACACCCATCGGCCCGCGTGCGGAGTTCTTGAAGTCCTCCGCCATGCTGTCGCCGATGGACCCGATGAGCATCCTCACCAGGCGGGCGTAGTTCTCCCGCACGTCCAGGCGGTGATCGTTGACGATCTCCGCCGCCGTGTTACCCGTCCCCTTGGTGACCCACCCGCCCTTCGCGAATCCGGGGATGCCGCCCTTGGGGATCTTCTTCTGGCGGAGGGCCTCCATGAATCCGACGCCGTAGTGGTCCACGACGTGGGTGGGCTGCACGAATTCACCATCGGACAGCCACGCCGGGATCGAATCGGAGGTGGCAGTCCCCGGTCCGTGGACCGCGCCGCCCTCGGCATAGAACTGCGACTGCCCGTTCGACGGCGACATGTGCGAGGTGTTCTGGTGCGGCTGTGTGGACCACACACCCCGCGAATTCACCTCGATCGCGGTCCGCACATTAGACGGGATACCGAGGTACTCGTCAGCGAGATCCTCCGCCTCCTGCGCGGTGAGCCCCATCTGACGAGCGGCCCTGACGAACTCCTCGCGACCACGAGCCTGGGTGGCGATCTGCTCGGAGATGCTCCCGTCGTTCAGACGGACAGCCTCCGTGTTCTCGTTGATCGTGTCCCGCAGAGTCCGCAGAGCGGCCTCGTTCGCGCGCCCCTGTTCGGTGTTCAAGTCCAGGGTGGCGCCGTTGTCGGCGGCCGATTCCGTGGCGGCGTCGATCGCGGCCTGGAAGTTCGACTCGGCCTCCGTCATCCCGACGGTGGTCCCGGTGAGGCTGTCCAGGGCAGTTTTCAGGTCGCGGGCCAGGAACGCCCCGTCGAGCATCGCCTGGTTGACGCCCTCCTGAGCCCCCTGGGCCTCCCCCATCGCCTCGGTCTTGCGCTGGTACGAGCCCACGGACTCATTGATCGCGGCGTTCTCGCCGTTGATCGACTCTCGCAGGGCCTCGATCGCCCGGTGGTCCTTGGCGTACTGCTCCTCGGTGATCTCCCGCGCCTGGAGAGCGTCATCCAGGGCGGTGATCTGCCGGTCCAGTTCCTCGTTGAGGCGCCGTTGAGCGCCCGTCTCTCCGAGGACGGCGTCGGTCACCTGGTTGAGGCTTACGCCGAGGCGTTCGGCCTGCTCCAGCACACCCTCGGTTTCGAGGCTGTTGATGGCGTGTGCGCGGGTGTTCTCGCCGATGACACCAGAGTCCTCGCGCACGGCATCGGCGTATTCGCGGACCTTCGCGGCGGCGTTGGACTTGGCTGCGGCGAACAGGCCCAGGGCGGCGATCCCGGCGGTGATCGCGATGCCCCACGGGCCGCCCAGGGCGCCGGTGACACCGGACAGGGCTGTACGGAACCGGCCCGCACCGGCTGCGGCACCGGACGCCGAGGTGCCTGCGGTGGTGAGGTTCGTGGCGTACTCACGGATCCGGCCGGGCAGCTCCCGCATCGGCTGGATGAGGCCTTGATTCGCGTACCCAAGGAGCTGGATCGCGGACCGGGCGGTGAGTGCGGCGACGGCGAGCCGGAGTAGCCACGGGGCGTTCTCCGCGACCGCCGACAGGGCGCTGGCCAGCGCGGTAAGGCCTTCGGCGTACACCACACCCAGAGGCCCGAGGGCGACACCCACGTCGACCGCCGCACCGGCGATGGACCCGAAGAGATCCACGAACGTGGGCCCGTTCTCCAAGGTCCACGAGATGAAACCCTGGAAGTTCTCCGTTTCGTGGCCCCACGCGGCGAACCGCGCGGTGAGGTTCTCCAGCCCTGGCGCGACCTCGTTCCAGAGCGGCTCCATGTTCATGACCAGACCGGCAAGGCCGCTGGTCAAGTTGCCGATGGACCGGCCGAACGTCAGCGTGGACGGAGTGGCCTGCCGGGCCACGAACGCAAAGAAGTTCGTCCACCGCGGGCCGCCGAGCGCTTCCTCAGCCTCCTCCGACAGGGTGGACAGGGCCTGCGCGGTGCGCTGCGTCGCCGGGGTCAGCAGCCGCAGGCCCGTGCTGGCAACGCCGATACCGTCCGCGGCCGCCTGGAGGACGGGCCGGTCGGTCTCCGCGCGGAACTGCCGCCAGGAGGCGGTCAGCCCGCCCATGGCGTCCTTGAACTCTTCCTGCGAGGCGGTCAGGTCGCCGGTGGCGTCGCTGGCCTCCTGGATCGCGGGGATCGCCGCCAGAGCGAACCCGGCCGCGCCCACACCGGCCGCGGTGAACCCGGATGCGACCGCGCCCAGCCCGCCGGCGAGCGCGCCGACGGCGGGGATCAGCGGCGGGATGAGGGTGGTGATCGCGAGGACCCCGGCCGGGGAGACGTCGGAGAACTGCTGCTGGCCCTGTCCGAACGCGGCCAGCCCGGTCCGGCCCCCGCCACCACTGGGGAATGCCGGTGCGGTGCGGGGCGCGGTCGGGGCCGCGACGGTCCCGCCGGTGGTGTTGACCTTGACGTTGACCGTGCGGCCGTCGATCCGGTCGATGGCCTTCTCGACACCCACCAGGGACGCCAATGCGGACCGGGTGTTCGCGGACACCTTGACGGTCACGGCCTGACGTCCGACCTCGTTGAGCTGACGCTTGAAAGCGGCGAGTTCGGACTTGGCCTTAGCCGAGTCGAGTCCAACCGGGACGTCCATGCCCTTGTCGGCGTGGCGCTTCAGTTCGGCGCGCAGGCGGGGGCCGAAACGCTTGAGGTCGGGGAGTACGTCGACCCATACCTGACCGGCATCCGGCATCGGACACCCCCTCTACTGCTCTGGTGGTGCCTCGTGTTCCGGCGGCGGCTTGACCAGCGTCAGGTGCCGCTTCGGGGGCGCGAACCGCTCCAGGTACGCCTGTTTGCGCGGGTCCGGCCTGCGGGTCTGCTGCTCCGACTCCGTCGCGTCCTTCTTGGATGTGGGCACCGGGTAGAGGCGCATCGCCGGAGGTTCGTCCTTGAGGTGCAGGCCGACCCACAGGATGCGCGCAAGGTACTGGAGCCGCGAGTCCACCAAGGCGAGTTGGCTATTGGTCTCGTCCCAGGGACGCCCCGGATCGAGCCCCTGAAGGGCCGCCCGTGTGCGGGGCATGCGGGACATGTCGTGGATGACCAGCAGCACCATCCGCCGGAAGCTGAGCTTGCCCCGGTAGTAGTCGACCAGGTCATAACCGCGATCCAGCAGGTCCAGCTCGACCTCGCGAGGGTGCTCCTCTAGGACGGCGAGGAGCTGGAGGCTTCCCCCCGGGTGACTCCGGCCCGGTCGTCGTAGTAGCGGATGATCCGGCCCACGGCGCGGGCGGGAGCGTCAAGGAACGCTTCGAGCTGCTCAGGGTCTTCGAGGGCGCCGCGAGCCCAGTTGACGATGTCTCCTCGGACGAAAGCGAAGTCCGTGTTGTACGACCAGTCCACAGGCGGCTTGAAGGTGAACACGGTTCCGTCGGACATCACGAACGGGACGGTCTCCTCCATTGCCTCGTTGACCTGCGCGGCCTTGTTGTCGGGTAGGTCGACGACCTTCACCGCTCCAGCGGGAACGGACGGGGCGGCGGGCTTCTTGGCGGGCTGGCGTGCGGCCACAACTACTCCTCAGGGCAGGTTGGTGGGCAGGTAGGTGATAGGTGGACGGGGCACCTGCCCGGGACCCCGCCCACCGGTCTGGATCAGGCGGTGACGGTCACCGACAGGGTGTCCGTGACGCCCCGGTACATGGCGCTGATGGTCGCGGTCCCAGCGGTCACGCCGGTGACGGTGCCGTCCGAGTCGACGGTCGCGATGGTGGGCGCGGAGGTGTCCCAGTCGGCGTCCGCGGACACGTCGTCGCTGGTGGCGTTGTAGTACGTGGCGGTCGCGGTGAGCTGAGTGGTCGCGGCGACGGCGACGGTCGCGGTTCCGCCGATCTCCATGGACTCCACGGGCAGCCACATGCCGTCGGACAGGAAGTATCGGTTGAACATGAGGCCATCGCTCGCCTCGTAGATCGTCCACGTCAGCGACGTCGCGGTGACGTTCTCGGCGTTCTTCGGGCGTTCGCCACGACTGGTGACCTCAGCGATCGCCGCGACGGTCCGCTCGTGGTTGGTGCCGTCGAACGTATCCACAGCGAGCATGTAGCGGCGCTGACCGGTCGGCCGGTGCACCGGATAGGTGAGGATGCCGCCCGGGAGCTCCACCATGTCCGACAGGTCCACGCCGTCGTACAAGGCCTGGGTGTAGGGGTTGGTTTCCCACAGCGGGGTGGTGATGGTCTTGGTCACCGAGATGATGTCGGTACGAACAGGGCTCTTGTACCCCAAGGGCCTCTTTTCGTTCCTTTCTTCTTCATACGCCTCATTGAAGCCGGTGGGGTCGATCGCGCCGAGGTCCCACCACTCGGTGCCGAACGGGTCCAGGCCGGTGGGCAGGGTGCTGCCCATGGGTGCGACGTAGCACTTGCCGCCGTCGGTTCCGAATGCGCGGATCGCATTGACGTTGTCCGCCATGTCCCCTCCTGGGGTTTTCAGCCCTGGCGTGGGCATGCGGAAAAGCCCCGGTCACCGTGTGGTGCGGGGCTGGAGACGTGGGCAGGTCAGACCCGGAAGGGCCTCAGATACAGCTCACCGGTGAAGGACGCGGCGAGCAGGTTGGTGTTCGTGTCCGGGTATGCGGACGGGTTCGTCTGGCGTCGGACACACCCGACGGTCGCAGGTCCGGCCGGGGTGTGATCGGTCGCGGGGATGGTCACCTGGGAGCCACCGAGGACAGCGAAGTGCGCGCCCACCAGACCCGCCAAGCTGTTGAGGCCGGGCCGTCCCGTGGACTCAGCGACGCGCACCACGACCTGCATGCGGGCGATGTCGTGGACGCGGCGATCAGCAGGCGGGGACGGGAGCCGGTTCACCTGCACGATGGGCAGCAGCGCCGGGAAACGGTCCGGGACCGGCAAGTCGGTACACACGTGCCCGACATGGGCTCCGAGGCGCCCCCGAAGCCACGTGGTGACGACCAGTTCGGCGTCCGGATAAAGGATGACGGGCAGGGCCATGTCACCCCCCGCGCGGCTTGGGCCTCCAGGACGACGGCGGAGCCTTCGAGTCCAGATACGCGGCGACCTTCTGCTTGTCCTCGTCGGACACCCTGGGAGCGTTCGAGTCGGTCAGCTCCACAGTGGACGCCAGGATCGTCACGTTGATACCCGCCGGATACCCGGGCGCGGACATGATCCTGATGCCGTCGTCCACGGCGATCGCCAGCGGCTTGCCGTCCACCAGGACGCGCTGCTCGTCGCCGTAGCGCTCCACTCGGATGACGGGGAGGTCACCCATCGGACGGCTTCCGCGCCGGCGCCTTGGTGTCCGCCTTCGGTGCCTCGGGTGCGGGCTTCGCCGCAGCCTTGGGCTTGGTCGCCTTTTCCTTCTCTGCGGCTGCCTTGTCAGCGGCGCGCTGGAGTTCGACGATCTCCTCCGGCGAGAGCTTGACTTCCTTGCCTTTGCCTCCGGCGATGATGTCGCGAGCTTCCTGCGGACCCACCCACACGATGTCGCCGGGCTGGCGGGACGACCCGTCCTTGCCCTTGTGCGGGTAGCCGATCTTGACGTGCGGCATTGCTGCTCCTAGGTGTGTGTGGTGCCGCGCGCCGCCAACTCCAGCGCCTCGGCGAGATTATGCGTGGCCCGGGTGCCAGGGTGCATGACGCGAGCCATGGGGTGCGGGGCGCCGGGCCACCACAACGCCTTCTTGTTGCGCGGCCGGATCTCGTGCGGCCTGGTCCCGTACTCGATCCACTCGCTTTTGCGGTCACGGGCGATCACCCGCCACCCGTGCGGCTGGAGACGTTCGGTGTCGATCGACTGGACGTAGTCGCCGGTGTCGATCGGGCCCCGCCCCCTGGCCATCGCCTGCACGCGGCGGGCACGGTCGCGGATGTCGTCGTCCACCGGCCCCCAGCTGCCGAGCCGGTTGATGACCTGCTGGTTGAGTTGGACACGCCCCATGGTTCACCCCTCGATCCGGTCGGCCTTGAGGATCATGTGGCCGATCCCGCCCACGTCAGGGAGGGTGAAGGGGTCGCCGTTGATCTGCCAGACGACGCCGTTGATCTCCAGGCCGTCCGTCGCGAGAACGTCCACCCCGGGGTTGAGGAACACCTGGATGGACTGGCTGCGCTGCTCACGGCCGCCCCTTCGCTCTTCCTTGGTCGCCAGCGACGCACCCAAGGTGGCGCTGTCCGGCTGCACACACGCGTCGAAAGGGCCCGTGCGCACAGCTGCCGACCAGTCCTTAGTGGACCTGGACTCGTTGCCGTACAAGTCCTTCACGATCGGCGGACGCAGCACGTACACCTGATCCGTGATGATCGGCAGCATCACACCACCCGAGGATGCGCAGGTACCAGACCCGCGAGACGCAGGATCGACACGGCCTGAGACGACACCGGGTCGTCCACAACCGCGCCCGTCGTCGGGGACACCGCGTAGGACTTGGACACCTTGTCGACCTTCACCGACGCCACCTTCCCGCCCTCGGACGGCTGGTTGGTGCCCTTCGGCTTGAAGGTCGCCTGCGCACACGTGGCGTCCCGCAGCGCCTCTACGACCGCAGGATCCGTGGGCCTACCGTCGGCGTCCGTGTCGTACACGGCACCGACCAGCAGGTCATCCACGATGAGGGAGGCGTCCCGCAGCGCCAGCGACGCACCCGCAGGCGGATCCGTCAGGTCCAGCC is a window of Nocardiopsis changdeensis DNA encoding:
- a CDS encoding Ig-like domain-containing protein yields the protein MADNVNAIRAFGTDGGKCYVAPMGSTLPTGLDPFGTEWWDLGAIDPTGFNEAYEEERNEKRPLGYKSPVRTDIISVTKTITTPLWETNPYTQALYDGVDLSDMVELPGGILTYPVHRPTGQRRYMLAVDTFDGTNHERTVAAIAEVTSRGERPKNAENVTATSLTWTIYEASDGLMFNRYFLSDGMWLPVESMEIGGTATVAVAATTQLTATATYYNATSDDVSADADWDTSAPTIATVDSDGTVTGVTAGTATISAMYRGVTDTLSVTVTA